The following DNA comes from Caulobacter mirabilis.
TGGCGTCCGTCTTCGACGCGGCGATCCTCGCCCAGTGCTCCCGATACTGGATGCGCATGGCTCTGGTCGTCGACATGACCCGCGCCCATGAGCATGGCCGCGTGGTGACCGAGGCCGACCTCGCAGTCGCCATCGCGGCGCTCGTCGCCGAGGGGCGGCTGGAGGCCGAGGGCGATCCCGCCGACCCGTCCGCCTGCCTGGTGCGGCTGCCCGGCTGACCGGCGGCGGCGCGAGCGCCGCCCCTTGCCTGACGTGGGGTGACGTGGCTCAGTCTCGTCCAAACAGACGTTTGGGAGACGAACCATGGCCATCAAGACCCGCTTCACCGAGCTGTTCGGGGTCGAGCATCCGATCGCCCAGGGCGGCATGCAGTGGGTCGGCAAGGCCGAGCTGGTCGCCGCCGTGGCCAACGCCGGAGCGCTGGGCTTCATCACCGCCCTGACCCAGCCGACGCCGGAAGACCTGGCCAAGGAGATCCAGCGGACCAAGGATCTGACCGACAAGCCGTTCGGCGTGAACCTGACCATCCTGCCGGCGATCAAGCCGCCGCCCTACGCCGAGTACCGCGCCGTGATCATCGAGAGCGGCGTCAGGATGGTCGAGACGGCCGGCTACAAGCCGCAGGAGCACGTCGACCACTTCAAGGAACACGGCATCAAGGTGATCCACAAATGCACCGCCGTCCGCCACGCCCTGTCGGCGGAGCGGATGGGCGTGGACGCGATCTCGATCGACGGCTTCGAGTGCGCCGGCCACCCGGGCGAGGACGACATCCCCGGCCTGGTGCTGATCCCGGCGGCGGCCGACCGGGTGAAGATCCCGATGCTGGCCAGCGGCGGCTTCGGCGACGCTCGCGGCCTGGTCGCGGCCCTGGCGCTGGGCGCCGACGGCATCAATATGGGCACCCGCTTCTGCGTCACCCAGGAAGCCCCGATCCCGGACGTGTTCAAGCAGCAGATGGTCGCCAACGACGAGCGTCAGACCGACCTGATCTTCCGCACCCTGCACAACACGGCCCGGGTGATGCGCAACCAGGTCAGCCAGCAGGTGGTCGAGATCGAGCGCCGGGGCGGGGCCAAGTTCGAGGACGTCCAGCACCTGGTCGCCGGCACGCGCGGCCGCGACGCCCTGGCCAATGGCGACACCGACGGCGGCATCTGGTCGGCCGGCATGATCCAGGGCCTGATCCACGATGTCCCGACGGTGAAGGAGCTGGTCGATCGGATCGTGAGCGAAGCCGAGGAGATCATCCGCGGCCGGCTTGAAGGACTGGTGTCGAGCCCGGCGCGCGTCGCCGCAGAGTAGGCCGCTCAGTCGTCCTGGGGCACGATCACCGCATGGCGCGTGATCGGCCCCAGCAAGAGCCCTGACTTCAGAGCCTTCACCGCCGCGGTGATGCGGTTGGTGGCGTCCAGCTTGATGATGGCGTTGTGGATATGGAACTTCACCGTCGCCCGGCCCAGGCCGACGATGGTGGCGATCTCATCGTCCGTCTTTCCTTCCAGCACCCAGTAGAGGATGTCGGCCTCGCGGTGGCTTATGGAGTGTTCGTGGGCGCCGGGGACATGGTGGCCGTACCGGAGTAGGCGGCATTTGCTGAGAACCAGCATGGCCAGCAACTGCAAGGCTTCGCGGTCGTCATGACTGAGGTCCAGCTGGCGGTCGCCCGCCGCCGCGACCCAGGCCCAGTAGCCGTTCGGCCCCCAGATGGGGATCGAGAGGCCATCCGCCACGCCCATGGCGCTGAAGGCCTCGATGTAGTGTCGCTGGACGGGATTGAGTTTGGCGAGCGGCAGCCGGGACCACTGCACCAGCTGCCGCTGGTCACGCATCGCGTCGATGAGCGGGTCTAGGTCGACGCCCATCTCGGCGTAGAGGCGCCGCCACTCGCGCCCCATGGTATCGATGAAAACGATCAGTTCTGGACGGACGTAGCCGAGGACGATCTCGGCCACGAGGAAACGCTTCAGGCCATAAGGCTCGCCAAACTCCGCAAGGCTTTCAGCGACGTCACGCAGCGATTGAGCGCGAGTCACCTTTCTTATTGCCTGGCGAAACTTCGGTCCGATGCGCATGATCTGGACTCAATTGGTCGCGCTGCGCGTCGACTATATCCCATGCGAGAAGATCGGCAGCATGGAAAACCATGAGTTCAATGTCGTTGAGAACGCGCGACCGCTCCTCCACTGACTGAGCGCGGGCGTACGTCTCGCACAGGATATGAATCCTTACCCGGATCTTGGGAAGCTCGATGTCGGTGTTCTTGCGCATATGGGTCCTCCCCTGCTGCATTAAAGATCGCAGGGGGAGTTCCCGGGCGTAACTAGTCGACCGACGGGTAAGTCGTTAATTTAATTGCAACTATGGTGTGGTTTAACCTCGCGCGACCGAAGTTAATTGCTTAGGCTTCTTCGGTTTCGGCCGGGGCCTCTCCACCTTCGAAGCTGCGCGGAGCCCGGCGGCGACGCGGTT
Coding sequences within:
- a CDS encoding NAD(P)H-dependent flavin oxidoreductase, producing MAIKTRFTELFGVEHPIAQGGMQWVGKAELVAAVANAGALGFITALTQPTPEDLAKEIQRTKDLTDKPFGVNLTILPAIKPPPYAEYRAVIIESGVRMVETAGYKPQEHVDHFKEHGIKVIHKCTAVRHALSAERMGVDAISIDGFECAGHPGEDDIPGLVLIPAAADRVKIPMLASGGFGDARGLVAALALGADGINMGTRFCVTQEAPIPDVFKQQMVANDERQTDLIFRTLHNTARVMRNQVSQQVVEIERRGGAKFEDVQHLVAGTRGRDALANGDTDGGIWSAGMIQGLIHDVPTVKELVDRIVSEAEEIIRGRLEGLVSSPARVAAE
- a CDS encoding helix-turn-helix transcriptional regulator gives rise to the protein MTRAQSLRDVAESLAEFGEPYGLKRFLVAEIVLGYVRPELIVFIDTMGREWRRLYAEMGVDLDPLIDAMRDQRQLVQWSRLPLAKLNPVQRHYIEAFSAMGVADGLSIPIWGPNGYWAWVAAAGDRQLDLSHDDREALQLLAMLVLSKCRLLRYGHHVPGAHEHSISHREADILYWVLEGKTDDEIATIVGLGRATVKFHIHNAIIKLDATNRITAAVKALKSGLLLGPITRHAVIVPQDD